A stretch of the Malus domestica chromosome 08, GDT2T_hap1 genome encodes the following:
- the LOC139198005 gene encoding uncharacterized protein: MSAICNHDPYFVQKEDTFYVLGLFPEQKITTALQMLAYGASANQVDKIARMGKTTVLESLMQFCSAIEALYTNEYLWTPTPRDMRRLLWKGEMRGFLGMIGNIDRTHWTWKNCPRAQNDLNVLAQSPVFDELLQGKLPRCTYWVNGNKYDISYYLADDIYPR; encoded by the exons ATGAgtgctatttgcaaccatgatccatactttgtgcaaaaagaggatactttttatgttttaggtCTTTttcctgagcaaaaaattacgacCGCCTTGcaaatgcttgcatatggagcatctgcaaaTCAAGTGGATAAGATTGCGAGGATGGGAAAAACAACTGTTCTGGAGTCCCTGATGCAGTTTTGCTCTGCAATTGAAGCCTTGTACACCAATGAGTACCTCTGGACACCCACGCCAAGGGACATGCGAAGGCTTCTGTggaagggtgagatgcgaggcttcCTTGGCATGATTGGAAACATCGACCGCAcgcactggacttggaaaaattgtccaa gagctcagaatgacctaaatgtccttgcccaatctCCAGTGTTCGACGAACTACTGCAAGGAAAATTGCCAAGATGCACATATTGGGTTAATGGCAATAAATATGACATATCATACTACCTTGCAGACGACATTTACCCAAGGTag